The Prevotella sp. E9-3 genome has a window encoding:
- a CDS encoding EpsG family protein: MDVYIFVVIFTFIFCSQIKVQNGDRKAYLEKIIWCFLPIFIYGALRENFGIDYPEYKYNYELLHGNAQFIDEDDHAEIGFQWLNVMIPSWRLLVMLVSTMVISGFALLYYKYVEPRMLMLALFFTMFDPGRCFFLSFVAMRNGLVIAGFLLCTPLIVKRRYHILLPIVFLLSLLHTSALIFIPLAILAGQNFSITKKEIWLWLGASVVFSLMSVTSIINLALPLMSGELFESYRIHYMNADNHSSLLVCTANAISMFVILKWAYKQRCILTPAQNVIWRLAMLFLISPFLGVLGRTRMVYFYIPFYIITLTYLIQDGWTSKSFKNNFLFLVSAVMLYYTVFVWMGSKYFVFWHYQSIFSDL, encoded by the coding sequence ATGGATGTATATATTTTTGTAGTTATTTTTACCTTTATTTTTTGTTCTCAAATAAAAGTGCAAAATGGAGACCGAAAAGCATATCTAGAAAAGATAATTTGGTGCTTTTTGCCAATATTTATTTATGGAGCTTTGCGTGAAAATTTTGGAATTGATTATCCAGAATATAAATACAATTATGAGTTATTACATGGTAATGCTCAGTTTATTGATGAAGATGATCATGCGGAAATTGGCTTTCAGTGGCTGAATGTTATGATTCCATCATGGCGATTACTTGTAATGTTGGTATCAACCATGGTGATAAGTGGTTTCGCTTTATTATATTATAAATATGTGGAGCCAAGAATGCTCATGTTGGCATTATTTTTTACAATGTTTGACCCCGGCCGATGCTTTTTCTTGAGTTTTGTGGCAATGAGAAATGGACTTGTTATTGCTGGATTTCTTTTGTGTACACCATTGATTGTTAAGCGTCGGTATCATATTTTATTGCCTATAGTCTTTTTATTGTCTTTATTGCATACTAGTGCGTTAATATTTATACCTCTTGCTATCCTTGCAGGTCAGAATTTTTCTATTACAAAAAAAGAAATATGGTTATGGCTTGGCGCATCTGTTGTATTCTCATTGATGTCTGTTACTAGCATTATTAATTTAGCATTACCATTAATGTCAGGTGAGTTATTTGAAAGTTATCGAATTCACTATATGAATGCTGATAATCACAGCTCATTATTGGTTTGTACCGCTAATGCAATCTCAATGTTCGTAATCCTTAAGTGGGCTTATAAACAAAGGTGTATTCTGACTCCTGCACAAAATGTTATATGGAGATTGGCAATGCTTTTTCTCATTAGTCCTTTCTTGGGCGTTTTAGGGCGAACTAGAATGGTCTATTTTTATATTCCATTCTATATTATTACCTTGACGTATCTGATTCAAGATGGATGGACTAGTAAGTCCTTTAAAAATAATTTCTTATTTCTTGTAAGTGCTGTTATGCTATATTATACAGTATTTGTATGGATGGGAAGTAAATATTTTGTATTTTGGCATTATCAGTCAATATTCAGTGATTTGTAA
- a CDS encoding glycosyltransferase family 2 protein translates to MKITVVTVTYNCEKEVEKTIQSVLSQTYPDIEYIIVDGASKDGTLDVVNKYKDRITTIVSEPDRGVYDAMNKAAKLATGEWVNYMNAGDTFVDCDTIRKLFDIDLEGVGVLFGDTISVCTNGESIRIYNPNFWKHKIMPACHQSIFVRADVLKKTPFNLDFKVCADCESFVRMRKEGIKFKYNHVVVARYDATNSGISRNTNTYMKEILSLRYENPIVYRGALYKYELRCLLSQVARFFKRM, encoded by the coding sequence ATGAAGATAACCGTAGTAACAGTAACATATAACTGTGAGAAAGAGGTAGAGAAGACTATACAGAGTGTGCTTTCTCAGACTTATCCTGATATTGAATACATTATAGTGGACGGTGCCAGCAAGGATGGTACTCTTGATGTGGTGAACAAATATAAAGATCGCATTACAACGATTGTGTCCGAACCAGACCGTGGAGTATATGATGCCATGAATAAGGCTGCTAAACTCGCTACTGGTGAGTGGGTGAATTATATGAATGCTGGCGATACTTTCGTGGATTGCGATACCATCCGGAAACTATTTGATATAGATCTTGAAGGAGTTGGTGTGCTGTTTGGAGATACAATATCTGTCTGTACGAATGGAGAATCTATCCGTATTTACAATCCAAACTTTTGGAAACATAAAATCATGCCAGCATGTCATCAGTCAATATTTGTCAGGGCTGATGTCCTAAAGAAAACGCCATTTAATTTGGACTTTAAAGTATGTGCTGATTGTGAATCATTTGTTCGTATGCGAAAAGAGGGTATAAAATTTAAGTACAATCATGTAGTAGTGGCAAGATACGATGCAACAAATTCTGGTATAAGTAGGAATACAAATACTTATATGAAAGAAATTCTTAGTTTAAGGTATGAAAATCCGATTGTGTATAGAGGTGCTCTATATAAGTATGAGCTAAGATGTCTTTTATCACAAGTTGCTCGTTTTTTTAAAAGAATGTAG
- a CDS encoding glycosyltransferase family 4 protein yields the protein MAKLLLSCDDYVFRCNGKYYARTQEKYDFYQRYLRVFDKLRLVTRCVDEKQLGKSRVSLDDSRIEFVPMPFFSGPLQYAKAYYKIYKQLKGITDGCDAAILRLPSTIAQRVCTKVMKSGIPYATELVFDANDAMDNATNPIERLLWSNIHRQMVNACNHADGVACVTEHYLQKHYSSQKLDAFFGHYSSLALDKSFYTGARHFPIGKEISIAHVCTQVQFKGRKGYNEVIEAIAKLKKRGVDVSVNFAGPDYHDGISKLTNLAQTLGVGDRIHFIGGVSRTQLSEYLEKSDIYVMPTWAEGLPRVIIEAMAKGLPCITTPVSGNPELVEEHFLVPYYDTDTLADRIEELTKDVSLYEKTSRVNFERSKKYEASLLEARRDDFYHNLMDKIK from the coding sequence ATGGCAAAACTTTTATTATCTTGCGATGACTATGTGTTCCGTTGCAATGGGAAATACTATGCCCGGACTCAGGAAAAATACGATTTCTATCAACGCTACTTGCGTGTGTTTGATAAGTTACGGTTAGTTACCCGATGTGTGGATGAAAAACAATTGGGGAAAAGTCGTGTGTCCTTAGATGATTCAAGGATTGAGTTTGTACCAATGCCTTTCTTTAGTGGTCCTTTGCAATACGCAAAGGCATACTATAAAATATATAAGCAGCTAAAGGGCATAACAGATGGGTGCGATGCCGCTATCCTGCGTTTACCTTCAACGATAGCACAGAGGGTATGTACAAAGGTGATGAAATCAGGCATACCATACGCCACAGAACTGGTGTTTGACGCGAATGATGCCATGGATAATGCAACAAATCCTATAGAGCGTTTGCTTTGGAGTAATATTCACCGACAGATGGTCAATGCCTGTAACCATGCTGATGGTGTTGCATGCGTCACTGAACATTATCTGCAAAAACACTATTCGAGCCAAAAACTTGATGCATTCTTTGGTCATTATTCTTCATTGGCTCTTGACAAATCATTCTATACAGGGGCTCGTCATTTTCCTATTGGAAAGGAAATCTCTATCGCTCATGTATGCACACAAGTTCAGTTTAAAGGACGAAAAGGGTATAATGAAGTTATTGAGGCTATTGCAAAGCTAAAGAAAAGAGGAGTGGATGTATCGGTCAATTTTGCAGGCCCCGATTATCATGATGGAATAAGTAAGCTGACAAATCTAGCTCAGACATTAGGTGTAGGAGACAGAATACATTTCATAGGTGGCGTTAGTCGTACTCAGCTAAGCGAATATCTAGAGAAATCGGATATTTATGTAATGCCCACCTGGGCTGAGGGTTTACCACGCGTGATTATTGAGGCTATGGCAAAGGGCTTACCTTGTATCACTACCCCTGTTAGCGGTAATCCCGAATTAGTTGAAGAACATTTTCTTGTGCCTTATTATGATACTGATACTTTAGCTGACCGTATTGAGGAACTGACCAAAGATGTTTCGTTATATGAAAAGACGAGTCGAGTCAATTTCGAACGTAGTAAAAAATATGAAGCATCACTATTAGAAGCTCGACGAGATGATTTTTATCATAATTTGATGGATAAAATAAAATGA
- a CDS encoding DapH/DapD/GlmU-related protein, giving the protein MEKKKLSTTFKLLRALGFNYSEEEYGDVSLGRVVWQFFHNIRQKHRQNMMDWAILEPFAPRKLRPRLMRKMGCHVGEGCFIGDHVRIDQGHADMITLEDGVSVASGTRLLCHQRDFKDYFVGSDYNKLGYIVKPIVLKKGCLVGMESFVMPGVTIGEGAIVGAGSLVTKDIPAWTIAAGRPAKVLKEIPRRDSEV; this is encoded by the coding sequence ATGGAAAAGAAAAAATTAAGTACAACGTTCAAGCTGCTGAGGGCTTTAGGTTTCAACTACTCAGAGGAGGAATACGGTGATGTAAGTCTCGGGCGGGTCGTCTGGCAGTTCTTCCATAACATACGTCAGAAGCATCGTCAGAACATGATGGATTGGGCCATCTTGGAACCGTTTGCTCCGAGAAAGTTGCGTCCAAGGCTGATGCGCAAAATGGGATGTCATGTTGGTGAAGGTTGTTTTATTGGTGACCATGTTCGTATTGATCAGGGGCATGCGGATATGATTACGCTTGAAGATGGTGTAAGTGTGGCTAGTGGTACCAGATTACTCTGTCATCAAAGAGATTTTAAAGACTATTTTGTAGGGAGCGACTATAATAAATTAGGTTATATCGTGAAACCGATTGTGCTGAAAAAAGGTTGCCTAGTAGGTATGGAGAGTTTTGTTATGCCTGGAGTAACCATAGGAGAGGGCGCAATTGTTGGTGCCGGTTCGCTTGTTACGAAAGATATACCAGCATGGACTATTGCTGCAGGAAGGCCTGCGAAGGTGTTAAAGGAAATACCACGTAGAGATTCAGAGGTTTAA
- a CDS encoding NAD(P)-dependent oxidoreductase, which translates to MNILVTGSAGMIGSYVVKGLIEKGHTVIGIDRRENDNVNPNDNSLTQVVLDLASKEDVNKVFEENKIDRCIHLAALAHTAGMKNLTWEVYYKINVECAENVFGACAKHNVPVLFISTVDAIGMVRGLVTPDTELNPISNYGKSKALAEGRLKDICKVWNIYRFSPVYTPEVKRDIEKRYYLKYPNWAYRIGNGEKFEVLNVTGAVAAMVEWVDKDVDNTIHVIKDQELLDINNLIKAEKAEGRATHVLWFPRWMVQCGYYVIRLVFGKSNKTYLVFKALWPFRTI; encoded by the coding sequence ATGAACATACTTGTGACTGGGTCTGCTGGAATGATAGGCAGCTATGTGGTAAAAGGCCTGATTGAAAAAGGTCATACGGTTATTGGGATTGACCGGAGGGAAAACGATAACGTTAACCCTAACGATAACAGTTTGACGCAGGTTGTTCTGGATCTTGCTTCTAAGGAAGATGTGAACAAAGTATTTGAAGAGAACAAAATAGACCGTTGTATTCATCTGGCAGCCTTAGCGCATACGGCAGGAATGAAGAACCTTACATGGGAGGTTTATTATAAGATTAATGTAGAATGTGCAGAAAATGTATTTGGAGCTTGTGCAAAGCATAATGTTCCGGTGTTATTTATCAGCACAGTAGATGCCATTGGAATGGTGAGGGGACTGGTTACTCCTGATACTGAGTTAAACCCAATCTCCAATTATGGTAAGAGTAAGGCATTGGCTGAAGGCCGACTGAAGGATATCTGCAAAGTATGGAATATATATCGATTCTCGCCAGTTTACACGCCCGAAGTAAAGAGAGATATTGAAAAACGCTATTATCTCAAATACCCCAATTGGGCATATAGGATTGGTAACGGAGAAAAGTTTGAAGTGCTAAACGTCACAGGGGCAGTGGCTGCTATGGTAGAATGGGTGGATAAGGATGTGGATAATACTATTCATGTGATAAAAGACCAAGAACTGCTCGATATTAATAATTTGATTAAGGCAGAAAAGGCAGAGGGTAGAGCTACTCATGTCCTGTGGTTCCCGAGATGGATGGTACAGTGTGGCTATTATGTAATTAGATTAGTTTTTGGAAAAAGTAATAAAACGTATTTGGTGTTCAAGGCTCTTTGGCCATTTAGAACAATTTGA
- a CDS encoding beta-1,6-N-acetylglucosaminyltransferase — translation MHINYLILAHKNVQQIVRLVKALQSDDSSVYIHLDKKWNISPSDIEIIRNATDGLHVINERISTFLDDCSLVLASLSLLKAAYTKGEKGYYILMSAQDYPIKPISDLRSLFVKNYPKPYIDCTPYDVSNWMYYKYKNSALYNKILHSFSNSGCPFLKKVERVLHKRHFGNHYFSLYKHSIRYGMKLYGGSAWWALPDVAVGDILRDIENDKRAFELSLSTYTPEETFFQTYVMRTRISNLVEINSITERKQNCLTYANFETPTKKFCGHPYIITADDWKWLKNRPEYIARKFDMSVDENVFDTIDSEIGK, via the coding sequence ATGCATATCAACTATTTGATTCTTGCCCATAAGAATGTTCAACAGATTGTGCGTCTGGTAAAAGCATTGCAGTCAGATGATTCGTCTGTCTATATCCATCTCGACAAGAAATGGAATATCTCTCCTTCAGATATTGAAATCATTCGCAATGCTACCGATGGACTACATGTCATTAACGAGCGTATATCAACTTTTTTGGATGATTGTTCTCTGGTGCTAGCGTCACTTAGCTTACTGAAGGCTGCCTATACAAAAGGGGAGAAGGGCTATTATATACTTATGTCTGCACAAGATTATCCAATCAAGCCAATTTCAGATTTAAGGTCACTATTCGTCAAAAACTACCCGAAGCCTTATATCGACTGCACACCTTATGATGTCAGCAACTGGATGTACTATAAATATAAGAATAGTGCTCTTTATAATAAAATACTTCATTCTTTCAGTAATTCAGGATGCCCTTTTCTAAAGAAAGTAGAGAGGGTGTTACACAAACGTCATTTTGGGAATCACTATTTTTCTTTATATAAGCATAGCATACGCTATGGGATGAAGTTATATGGTGGTAGTGCATGGTGGGCTTTACCGGATGTGGCAGTTGGCGATATTTTAAGAGATATAGAAAACGATAAGCGTGCTTTCGAGTTGTCACTTAGTACTTACACTCCGGAGGAAACATTCTTTCAGACCTACGTTATGCGTACACGGATTAGCAATCTTGTAGAGATAAACAGTATAACTGAACGTAAACAGAATTGTCTGACTTATGCTAATTTTGAGACACCGACAAAGAAATTTTGTGGGCATCCTTACATCATAACTGCAGATGACTGGAAGTGGTTGAAGAATCGTCCTGAATATATTGCGAGAAAATTTGATATGAGTGTTGATGAAAATGTCTTTGATACTATAGATTCTGAAATAGGGAAATAA
- a CDS encoding glycosyltransferase: MKRILIITGTFEIGGSRTSLCSLLSVLDPKTVEVDVFAREHVGPLKDNMQNCRLLPESIWLSHRIIEGNIASKCICKLLYLLRGILQIIGIDLFRLYNWVGGKIIDSDKYDAVIGFDETLPRFVSSIPAKKRITWLHCDYRRHINGGDETAYLNKIDKIVCVSKFAEDTLLEVCPQYNNKTVVIHNAINIENITAKSMLSNPDVDKLFEDDKKFTLISIGRLDPVKQFEKIPALAFEVKRLLNGTHKFQWLIIGGGNDRVKINIENEIEKYGVCGEVKLLGMQSNPYPYLVKSNLYVCTSSSETFSYTIHEGLALRIPFLCNTFPSASESVHVGQEGFILSLEEMPMKIVEQIKHPLKIKECIISNDKILNDFYNLI; encoded by the coding sequence ATGAAAAGAATACTCATAATAACAGGGACTTTTGAGATTGGTGGTTCTCGCACCAGTCTTTGTTCCTTACTCTCTGTATTAGATCCAAAGACGGTTGAGGTCGATGTTTTTGCAAGAGAACATGTTGGACCATTGAAAGATAATATGCAAAATTGTAGATTATTGCCTGAAAGCATTTGGTTGAGTCATCGTATCATCGAAGGAAATATAGCAAGTAAGTGTATTTGTAAATTATTGTATCTTCTCAGAGGAATACTACAGATAATAGGTATAGATTTATTTAGACTCTACAACTGGGTTGGTGGTAAAATAATTGATTCCGATAAATACGATGCCGTAATAGGATTTGATGAAACACTTCCGAGATTTGTTAGCTCTATACCAGCAAAGAAACGTATTACATGGCTCCACTGCGATTATAGAAGGCATATAAATGGAGGTGATGAAACAGCATATCTCAATAAAATAGATAAGATAGTATGTGTCTCAAAATTTGCAGAGGATACGCTCCTTGAAGTCTGTCCTCAATACAATAATAAAACAGTAGTCATACACAATGCTATCAATATTGAGAACATTACAGCAAAAAGTATGCTTTCTAACCCGGATGTTGACAAGTTGTTCGAAGATGACAAGAAGTTTACGCTAATCTCAATAGGAAGGTTGGATCCTGTAAAACAGTTTGAAAAGATACCTGCTCTTGCATTCGAAGTAAAACGCCTTCTTAATGGAACGCATAAGTTTCAATGGTTGATAATAGGTGGCGGAAATGATAGAGTGAAAATAAATATTGAAAATGAAATCGAAAAATATGGAGTCTGCGGTGAGGTAAAACTTTTGGGTATGCAGTCTAATCCATACCCTTATTTGGTAAAATCTAACCTTTATGTTTGTACTTCATCTTCAGAAACTTTTTCATATACAATTCACGAAGGGCTTGCACTTAGGATTCCATTTTTATGCAATACCTTCCCAAGTGCATCTGAATCCGTACATGTGGGGCAGGAAGGTTTTATTCTATCATTAGAAGAAATGCCAATGAAGATAGTAGAACAGATAAAGCATCCCTTAAAGATAAAGGAGTGTATCATCAGCAATGATAAGATATTAAATGATTTTTACAATTTGATATAA
- a CDS encoding acyltransferase has protein sequence MSLKKTIRSSYLGNLFSGFKQWYISISFNYRKEMGYCDETASIVNPIVFKNPKNMYVYDHTIVRRAIIMTPEAKFIMKRYSGAAEGLVVLTGNHDRFIGRFYRTIKQSEKKTKDQDVIVEEDCQLGVNVTLLPGVIVRRGTTVAAGAVVTKPTAPYSVYGGIPAKHLKFYWNIDQILEHESMLYPEEERYTREQLEMFFKMYQK, from the coding sequence ATGAGTTTAAAAAAAACAATTAGGTCATCGTATTTGGGAAATTTATTTTCGGGATTTAAACAGTGGTATATTAGCATCTCTTTTAATTATAGAAAAGAGATGGGGTATTGTGATGAGACTGCATCAATAGTGAATCCTATCGTTTTCAAAAACCCCAAAAACATGTATGTCTATGATCATACAATAGTTAGGAGAGCTATAATAATGACACCTGAAGCTAAGTTTATTATGAAACGTTATTCTGGTGCGGCAGAGGGACTTGTCGTGCTTACAGGAAACCACGATAGATTTATAGGACGTTTCTATAGAACTATAAAACAGTCTGAGAAAAAAACTAAAGATCAGGATGTGATTGTTGAAGAAGATTGTCAGTTGGGGGTTAATGTTACTTTGCTGCCAGGAGTTATTGTACGTAGAGGAACAACTGTAGCAGCAGGTGCAGTGGTAACCAAACCAACTGCTCCATATAGTGTATATGGTGGAATTCCCGCTAAACATTTAAAATTCTATTGGAATATTGATCAGATTTTGGAGCATGAGTCCATGTTGTATCCAGAAGAAGAAAGATACACTAGGGAACAATTGGAGATGTTTTTCAAGATGTATCAAAAGTGA
- a CDS encoding glycosyltransferase family 4 protein codes for MKILLVTQYFYPEVFKSNDLAFELVKRGHQVDALVGIPNYPEGKYFKGYGIFKKRHEVVNGVNVYRVFQTPRGRGGWRLPVNYFSFVVSGCLWVLFKFAWKKKYDCIIGHEPSPIFQAYPALLLRKLRKTPFYYWIMDLWPDAMKSGGGVKNEKVLHFVDKLVMGIYRHTDKILITSERFRDAISAKGDFADKIIYFPNWSDDIMEMDDNYEIPQLPNGFKIMIAGNLGKSQNLEAVTEVMLGLKDVPEVKWVFVGGGSRREWLENVIKENGLEDRAVCLGQYPFKAMPAFYKQADAMLVTLRAGFPHLEAVVPARLQSYMSAGRPVLAMIGCGGADIIEESQCGYAVPAGDSKALIDIIKNKVLTNRESFKKMGENGRDFYMKHYRLNDCIDNLEKIIGARC; via the coding sequence ATGAAAATACTATTAGTAACACAATATTTTTACCCAGAGGTATTCAAGAGTAATGATCTTGCTTTTGAACTGGTGAAGCGTGGGCATCAGGTGGATGCGCTTGTGGGTATTCCAAACTATCCAGAAGGAAAGTATTTTAAGGGATATGGGATATTCAAAAAACGTCACGAAGTAGTGAATGGGGTGAATGTGTATCGTGTATTTCAGACTCCAAGAGGGCGGGGTGGATGGCGGTTGCCGGTGAATTACTTCTCTTTTGTAGTTAGTGGTTGTCTGTGGGTACTGTTTAAGTTCGCATGGAAAAAGAAATATGATTGTATCATCGGACACGAACCATCACCTATATTCCAGGCTTATCCTGCTCTGCTATTGAGAAAACTGCGTAAGACTCCATTCTATTACTGGATAATGGACTTATGGCCGGATGCCATGAAGTCTGGTGGTGGAGTGAAGAATGAGAAAGTACTCCACTTTGTGGATAAGTTGGTTATGGGAATATACAGACATACGGATAAAATACTAATAACGAGTGAACGATTCCGTGATGCGATATCTGCAAAAGGTGATTTTGCAGATAAGATTATCTATTTCCCAAATTGGAGCGATGATATTATGGAGATGGATGACAACTATGAAATACCCCAACTGCCAAATGGCTTCAAGATAATGATTGCGGGTAATCTTGGAAAATCGCAGAATCTTGAAGCTGTGACGGAAGTGATGCTGGGATTGAAAGATGTTCCTGAAGTGAAGTGGGTGTTTGTCGGTGGTGGTTCTCGCAGGGAATGGCTAGAAAATGTCATAAAAGAGAATGGGCTCGAGGATAGGGCGGTATGTTTAGGCCAGTACCCATTTAAAGCCATGCCTGCATTTTATAAACAAGCAGATGCGATGTTGGTGACACTACGTGCTGGATTCCCTCATTTGGAAGCCGTTGTTCCAGCCCGTTTACAGTCCTATATGTCAGCCGGAAGACCAGTGTTGGCTATGATAGGTTGTGGTGGAGCAGACATTATTGAGGAAAGTCAGTGTGGTTATGCTGTTCCAGCTGGTGACTCAAAGGCTTTGATAGATATCATTAAGAATAAAGTCTTGACAAACCGGGAATCTTTCAAGAAGATGGGGGAGAACGGAAGAGATTTTTATATGAAACATTATAGATTGAATGACTGCATTGATAATCTTGAGAAGATTATTGGTGCTAGATGTTAA
- a CDS encoding acyltransferase: protein METFLISKYRMELMGVATIGILMCHAVGNHVSFPYPVSYAFSIGQIGNSLFMLLSGFGLYYSLSKAESNKTSILAWYKRRYARILIPYILWYVVHFIRACNTPNTDWVQFLFGFSLIKFWFYGGGAWFLSVLIPLYALSPWIKKLLTFQDMVGRNVIMVSCVLTIASFFHCSNPFFEHVLRAMPHFEAFFLGMAFAYYSIGGGRIKAPILLSYGIVLMISFFTINRDFANFYLSCCLIVLPLLLWCLEHNNMNTKILRWLGRISLESYLTNGALPHYVAMIPWCMLSFNLNYGNYLGYSIVIIGGLLWAWGLHVVSQWILSKI from the coding sequence ATGGAAACATTTCTGATAAGCAAATACCGTATGGAACTGATGGGTGTAGCAACTATAGGTATCCTTATGTGTCATGCTGTAGGAAACCATGTCTCCTTTCCATATCCAGTAAGTTATGCTTTTTCTATTGGCCAGATTGGGAACTCGTTATTTATGCTATTGTCTGGATTCGGATTGTATTATTCTTTAAGCAAGGCAGAATCTAATAAAACAAGTATATTGGCTTGGTATAAAAGGAGGTATGCGAGAATCCTAATTCCTTATATTCTGTGGTATGTAGTTCATTTCATACGGGCATGTAATACTCCTAATACTGATTGGGTTCAGTTTTTATTTGGCTTTTCCTTAATTAAATTTTGGTTCTATGGTGGTGGTGCATGGTTCCTCTCTGTTCTGATACCACTGTATGCTTTATCACCATGGATTAAAAAGTTGCTTACTTTCCAAGATATGGTTGGGCGCAATGTAATTATGGTATCTTGCGTTTTAACTATAGCAAGTTTCTTCCATTGTAGTAATCCTTTTTTTGAGCATGTCCTAAGAGCAATGCCACATTTTGAAGCTTTTTTTCTCGGAATGGCTTTCGCTTATTACTCCATTGGGGGGGGCAGAATAAAAGCTCCCATTTTGTTGAGTTACGGGATAGTTCTTATGATATCCTTTTTTACAATTAATAGAGATTTTGCTAATTTTTATCTTTCTTGTTGTTTGATAGTACTGCCACTTCTTTTATGGTGTTTAGAACATAATAATATGAATACAAAAATATTAAGATGGTTAGGAAGAATATCATTAGAGTCTTATTTAACAAATGGTGCACTTCCTCATTATGTGGCAATGATACCATGGTGCATGTTATCGTTCAATTTGAATTATGGCAATTATTTAGGTTATAGTATAGTTATTATTGGTGGCTTGTTGTGGGCCTGGGGCTTACATGTGGTCTCTCAATGGATATTATCGAAAATATAA
- a CDS encoding glycosyltransferase: MNILYIGSFRLPCFDAAASRVLNVARALRAGGHCVSFISWGGKQRSEDLNTNGEYVYDGFPYVITDEIDFNGGVFGKLKGWIKQGSRTKEILKERLGKYDAIIAYNCSIIRWLIPFCKKNGVKLVTDITEWYEYNELKPIMWPGYAWDMCYYQKRVKNKIVISQYLNKYYSSSHNVVIPATCDASEGKWQKGKDKFEELSASFDGITLIYAGNPARKDAVHYVIKAVNTLANEGAKIRFLIVGITKEQYVERYKKMLKGIELDDAIKFLGRVSQDEVPSYYALSDYMVLLREPNRKSNAGFPTKFSESFISGTPVIANITSDLGNYLKDGETGFVVPKPSEEAIYQTLKEKVLSLSKNDIKRIKSNVKEIAKQLDCHSFVEPLRIFMSNLK, encoded by the coding sequence ATGAATATTTTATATATAGGGAGTTTTCGCCTACCATGCTTTGATGCTGCAGCGTCTCGTGTCTTAAATGTGGCAAGAGCACTTAGGGCTGGGGGGCATTGTGTGAGTTTTATCAGTTGGGGCGGGAAACAACGTTCCGAAGATTTAAACACAAACGGAGAATATGTATATGATGGTTTCCCGTATGTAATTACTGATGAAATTGATTTCAATGGTGGTGTGTTTGGTAAACTTAAAGGTTGGATTAAACAAGGTTCAAGGACAAAAGAGATATTAAAGGAAAGACTTGGTAAATATGACGCTATCATAGCTTATAACTGTAGCATAATCAGGTGGCTCATTCCTTTTTGTAAAAAGAATGGAGTTAAATTAGTAACAGATATTACAGAATGGTATGAATACAACGAACTGAAACCTATTATGTGGCCTGGTTATGCGTGGGATATGTGTTATTACCAAAAGAGAGTTAAGAATAAGATTGTTATAAGTCAGTATCTAAACAAGTATTATTCATCTTCCCATAATGTAGTAATTCCAGCAACATGTGATGCATCCGAAGGAAAATGGCAAAAAGGGAAAGATAAGTTTGAAGAATTATCTGCCTCTTTTGATGGTATTACTCTGATATATGCCGGCAATCCAGCCCGTAAGGATGCTGTACATTATGTGATTAAAGCGGTCAATACTTTAGCAAACGAAGGCGCTAAGATAAGATTCTTGATTGTCGGTATAACCAAAGAACAATATGTTGAAAGATATAAAAAAATGCTGAAGGGGATAGAACTGGATGATGCCATTAAATTCTTGGGGCGGGTTTCGCAGGATGAAGTCCCTTCGTACTATGCACTTTCTGATTATATGGTATTGTTAAGGGAGCCAAATCGCAAAAGTAATGCTGGCTTCCCTACCAAGTTTTCAGAGAGCTTTATCAGTGGTACGCCTGTGATTGCCAATATTACCAGCGACCTTGGAAACTACCTAAAAGATGGTGAAACAGGGTTTGTCGTACCCAAGCCAAGTGAAGAAGCTATCTATCAAACTCTAAAAGAAAAAGTGCTTTCACTGAGCAAAAACGATATAAAAAGAATTAAAAGTAATGTCAAGGAGATTGCAAAACAATTAGATTGTCACTCATTCGTAGAACCCTTGCGTATCTTTATGTCGAACTTGAAATAG